A single genomic interval of Lysobacter avium harbors:
- a CDS encoding IMPACT family protein yields the protein MGDYTLAGRASHEIEVKHSRFLALAAPVDSPEAALAFVAEVGDPAATHNCWAYRIGELYRSSDDGEPAGTAGRPILSAIDGQGLDQTAVVVTRWYGGINLGAGGLVRAYGGCAAECLRTARRRPLIEYVECTLQFGFADTGVVHAALAAHGVEKLDERFTAAGAHLRLRLPASRLDELGEHLRDATRDRARLASTAADTDQPR from the coding sequence ATGGGCGATTACACACTGGCGGGCCGCGCCAGCCACGAGATCGAGGTCAAGCACAGCCGCTTTCTTGCGCTTGCGGCGCCGGTGGACTCGCCCGAGGCGGCACTGGCTTTCGTGGCCGAGGTAGGCGATCCGGCCGCCACCCACAACTGCTGGGCCTACCGGATCGGTGAGCTGTACCGGTCCAGCGATGACGGCGAGCCGGCCGGTACCGCGGGGCGTCCCATCCTGTCGGCGATCGATGGCCAGGGACTGGACCAGACCGCGGTTGTGGTGACGCGCTGGTACGGCGGCATCAACCTGGGCGCCGGCGGACTGGTCCGTGCCTACGGCGGCTGCGCGGCGGAATGCCTGCGCACCGCGCGGCGCCGTCCGCTGATCGAGTATGTCGAGTGCACGCTCCAGTTCGGTTTCGCCGATACCGGCGTGGTCCACGCGGCACTGGCCGCGCACGGGGTCGAGAAGCTGGACGAGCGGTTCACCGCCGCCGGCGCCCACCTGAGGCTGCGCCTGCCCGCCAGCCGGCTGGACGAACTGGGCGAGCATCTGCGCGATGCAACGCGCGACCGCGCGCGGCTGGCCTCCACCGCCGCGGACACGGACCAGCCACGATGA
- the trxA gene encoding thioredoxin translates to MPALPNALPARHVFDATTAGFEADVLQKSMQTPVLVDFWAPWCEPCKQLGPVLEKLAAEYHGSFQLAKVEVDQEPQLAEAFQVRSIPTVFLVKDGQIADGFPGVLPEGQIREFLKQHGIEPAEAPVATDEAAAPAPVDPQAEVARLRAAAAEAPDNAELRLDLALALLKTDQADEATGLLDALPANLATDDRTVNARARLAFISLASTAPGLEELQHSVAKDPDDLRARHLLGARHIVAGNPEAAMEQFIEMLARDRNFDGGLPRTALIDAFRITDDTALVGCYRRRMSSLLF, encoded by the coding sequence ATGCCTGCACTGCCCAACGCCCTGCCCGCCCGCCACGTTTTCGATGCCACCACCGCCGGCTTTGAAGCCGATGTCCTGCAGAAGTCCATGCAGACGCCGGTTCTGGTCGACTTCTGGGCGCCGTGGTGCGAGCCATGCAAGCAACTGGGCCCGGTGCTGGAGAAGCTCGCCGCCGAGTATCACGGCAGTTTTCAGCTGGCCAAGGTCGAGGTCGACCAGGAACCGCAGCTGGCCGAGGCCTTCCAGGTCCGCTCGATTCCGACCGTGTTCCTGGTCAAGGACGGCCAGATTGCTGACGGCTTCCCCGGCGTGTTGCCGGAAGGTCAGATCCGTGAGTTCCTGAAGCAACACGGCATCGAACCGGCTGAAGCCCCTGTTGCGACCGACGAGGCCGCGGCGCCTGCACCGGTAGACCCACAGGCCGAGGTCGCGCGCTTGCGCGCCGCAGCGGCCGAGGCGCCGGACAATGCCGAGCTGCGGTTGGACCTGGCGCTCGCCCTGCTCAAGACCGACCAGGCCGACGAGGCCACGGGCCTGTTGGACGCGCTGCCGGCCAACCTGGCCACCGACGATCGCACCGTCAATGCGCGTGCGCGGCTTGCCTTCATTTCACTGGCCAGCACCGCGCCGGGCCTCGAGGAGTTGCAGCACTCGGTCGCCAAGGATCCCGATGACCTGCGCGCGCGCCATTTACTGGGCGCACGGCACATCGTGGCCGGCAATCCGGAGGCGGCGATGGAGCAGTTCATCGAAATGCTGGCGCGTGACCGCAACTTCGACGGCGGCCTGCCCCGCACCGCGCTGATCGATGCCTTCCGCATTACCGACGACACCGCGCTGGTCGGCTGCTACCGCCGGCGGATGTCGTCGCTGCTGTTCTAA
- a CDS encoding metal-dependent hydrolase family protein, with product MPTRLSCALLALAMLPVAALPATALAADGASALRCGKLFDSRAGKILGPHTVLVRDGRVERIVSGGNASVAGATNVDLSGHTCMPGWTDLHVHLGSQSSPDSYSEGFRLDDIDYAFRAVGYARQTLLAGFTSVRDLGGEVAPHLRDAINQGLVDGPRIWAAGKSIATTGGHADPTNGYNSALSHLIGPPGPTQGVINSVDDARQAVRQRYKDGSDVIKITATGGVLSYAKSGDAPQFRVDEIQSIVDTATDYGYRVAAHAHGEEGMRRAVEAGVTSIEHGTYMSDEVMALMKRKGTWYIPTIYAGRFVADKAKIDGYFPAVVRPKAEKIGALIQATAGKAYRSGVKMAFGTDMGVGPHGDNAREFVYLTEAGVPAAVALQMATIRAAEVLGVDDQGVIDSGKRADIIAVQGDPVEDINRVLDVRFVMKDGVIYKQPDAY from the coding sequence GTGCCGACTCGCCTCTCCTGCGCCCTGCTTGCCCTTGCCATGCTGCCCGTCGCCGCGCTGCCAGCCACCGCGCTTGCCGCCGACGGCGCCAGCGCCCTGCGCTGCGGAAAACTGTTCGACAGCCGCGCCGGCAAGATCCTCGGCCCGCACACGGTGCTGGTGCGCGATGGCCGCGTGGAGCGGATCGTCAGCGGCGGCAATGCCAGCGTCGCCGGCGCCACCAACGTCGATCTCTCCGGCCACACCTGCATGCCCGGCTGGACCGACCTGCACGTGCACCTGGGCAGCCAGTCCAGTCCGGACAGCTACTCGGAAGGCTTCCGCCTGGACGACATCGACTACGCGTTCCGCGCGGTCGGGTACGCACGACAGACGCTGCTGGCCGGCTTCACCAGCGTGCGCGACCTCGGCGGCGAGGTGGCGCCGCACCTGCGCGACGCGATCAACCAGGGACTGGTCGACGGCCCGCGGATCTGGGCGGCCGGCAAGTCGATTGCCACCACCGGCGGCCACGCCGACCCCACCAACGGCTACAACTCCGCGCTTTCGCACCTGATCGGCCCGCCCGGACCGACCCAGGGCGTCATCAATTCGGTCGACGATGCCCGCCAGGCCGTGCGGCAGCGGTACAAGGACGGCAGCGACGTGATCAAGATCACTGCCACCGGCGGCGTGCTGTCGTACGCCAAATCCGGTGACGCGCCGCAGTTCCGCGTCGACGAGATCCAGTCCATCGTCGACACCGCCACGGACTACGGCTACCGCGTCGCCGCGCACGCCCACGGCGAGGAAGGCATGCGCCGCGCCGTCGAGGCCGGCGTGACCAGCATCGAGCACGGCACCTACATGAGCGACGAGGTCATGGCGCTGATGAAGCGCAAGGGCACCTGGTACATCCCGACCATCTACGCCGGCCGCTTCGTAGCCGACAAGGCGAAGATCGACGGCTACTTCCCCGCCGTCGTCCGGCCAAAGGCTGAGAAGATCGGCGCGCTGATCCAGGCGACCGCCGGCAAGGCCTACCGGTCCGGCGTAAAAATGGCCTTCGGCACCGACATGGGCGTCGGCCCCCACGGCGACAACGCGCGCGAGTTCGTCTACCTCACCGAAGCCGGGGTGCCGGCCGCGGTCGCCCTGCAGATGGCCACCATCCGCGCCGCCGAGGTGCTCGGCGTCGACGACCAGGGCGTGATCGACAGCGGCAAGCGCGCCGACATCATCGCCGTGCAGGGCGACCCGGTGGAAGACATCAACCGGGTGCTGGATGTCCGCTTCGTGATGAAGGACGGGGTGATCTACAAGCAGCCGGACGCCTATTAG
- a CDS encoding putative bifunctional diguanylate cyclase/phosphodiesterase gives MRHHTTSIAHAAGDPAAVQREGGDGLLPMINATLPPGSRLHLRSRDSLPRGADRAVHDAARALEWEEDADGAHHIELDWDGGQGQSVLVVELPEAMTAAQRTAWMVLATRTIELHLAATRASSRVKELEKSEQLQQALYEIADLAGSSLELVDMLQRIHAVVARLMYAENFYIVLYDDAAQTYRFLYFADQMDSFRPDPSVEIPVDSAPNSLTMALIRLGEAVFGSSEHVRRRLGVSEDPNHGPDSADWLGVTMRRDDRVCGAIVVQSYDRPDCYGVEEQALLGFVAQHILTALDRYQAREELERRVEERTKALQLSNRDLHSEIIERQRAEKLQRALYRIAELSISAGTLEIFYAQVHAVVNELLDARNFYIALLSEDGARLEFPYSIDEHDAHRASRVLDSGMTEHVIETGRALLTDPHRMAGFRGHGTVAQCWLGVPLYRDNTVVGVIAVQSYSEDVTFTARDQDLLNFVANHISIGLTRKQEQERLVLAHAELEQRVDSRTRELAMANAELLEQIGERMRAEQQLTHQARHDELTGLPNRSQLLDHMGVAVTKAQANAHAVSPSEDSCGFAVLFLDLDRFKLINDSVGHSAGDDLLVEAGRRIVAAVRDHDLVARLGGDEFAVLVNDIEGLHVAKSLAQRVLHSLGQAYWIAGREVFPSASVGIAMWQPRYGSGTDLLRDADAAMYRAKASGRDRWAVFDEDMREEASRILDLEADLRRAINGDNFIPYYQPIMSLDGHQVVGHEALLRWRHPTRGLLAPGEFIGLGEDNGLIEEVDWLMYAQVITRLSRGVDGYVSVNVSPRHFRSADFADRLMRLIHNAGANPNQLRIEITEVALFDDIGRTLSTLHTLRSHGVLAQLDDFGTGYSALSCLHRFPIECLKIDRSFVAGLTGEKQAESIAVVRAIQALAGTLGIHTIGEGIETEAQRDILFELGCERGQGYLLGRPAPQMGQLETVESA, from the coding sequence GTGCGCCACCACACCACGTCCATTGCGCACGCCGCAGGCGATCCCGCTGCGGTGCAACGCGAGGGAGGCGACGGACTGCTGCCGATGATCAACGCGACGCTGCCGCCGGGCTCGCGCCTGCATCTGCGGTCGCGCGATTCCCTTCCCCGCGGAGCGGATCGCGCGGTTCACGATGCTGCAAGGGCGCTTGAGTGGGAGGAGGACGCTGACGGCGCCCACCACATCGAACTGGACTGGGATGGGGGTCAGGGCCAGTCGGTGCTGGTGGTCGAGCTGCCTGAAGCCATGACCGCCGCGCAGCGCACGGCATGGATGGTGCTCGCCACGCGCACCATCGAGTTGCACCTGGCGGCAACGCGCGCGAGCTCGCGGGTCAAGGAGCTGGAGAAGTCGGAGCAGTTGCAGCAGGCGCTGTACGAGATCGCCGACCTCGCCGGATCGAGCCTGGAGCTTGTGGACATGCTCCAGCGGATCCATGCCGTGGTCGCCCGGCTCATGTACGCGGAAAATTTCTACATCGTCCTCTATGACGACGCAGCACAGACCTACCGGTTCCTGTACTTCGCCGACCAGATGGATTCCTTCCGGCCGGACCCCTCGGTCGAGATTCCCGTGGACAGTGCGCCCAACAGCCTGACCATGGCGCTGATCCGCCTCGGTGAAGCGGTTTTCGGCTCCTCCGAGCATGTACGGCGCCGTTTGGGAGTATCGGAGGACCCCAACCACGGCCCCGACAGCGCCGACTGGCTGGGTGTGACGATGCGCCGCGATGACAGGGTGTGCGGCGCGATCGTGGTGCAGAGCTACGATCGGCCCGACTGTTACGGGGTCGAGGAGCAGGCGTTGCTTGGGTTCGTCGCCCAGCACATCCTGACCGCGCTGGATCGCTACCAGGCACGTGAGGAACTGGAGCGGCGCGTCGAGGAGCGCACCAAGGCGCTGCAGCTCAGCAACCGCGATCTGCACTCGGAGATCATCGAGCGTCAGCGTGCGGAAAAACTCCAGCGCGCGTTGTACCGCATCGCCGAGCTTTCGATCAGCGCCGGGACGCTGGAGATCTTCTACGCGCAGGTACATGCGGTGGTGAACGAGCTGCTTGACGCGCGCAACTTCTATATCGCGTTGCTTTCGGAAGACGGCGCGCGACTCGAGTTTCCCTACTCGATCGACGAGCACGATGCCCACCGCGCCAGCCGCGTCCTGGACTCGGGGATGACCGAGCACGTCATCGAAACCGGCAGGGCGCTGCTGACCGACCCGCATCGGATGGCCGGATTCCGCGGCCACGGCACCGTTGCCCAGTGCTGGCTCGGGGTGCCGCTGTACCGCGACAACACGGTGGTTGGGGTCATCGCGGTGCAGAGCTACTCGGAGGACGTCACCTTCACCGCCCGCGACCAGGACCTGCTCAACTTTGTCGCCAACCACATCAGCATCGGCCTGACCCGCAAGCAGGAGCAGGAGCGCCTCGTATTGGCCCATGCCGAGCTGGAACAGCGGGTCGATTCACGAACGCGTGAACTGGCGATGGCCAATGCCGAGCTGCTGGAGCAGATCGGCGAGCGCATGCGTGCGGAACAGCAACTGACCCATCAGGCGCGCCACGACGAGCTCACCGGACTGCCCAACCGCAGCCAGCTGCTCGACCACATGGGCGTGGCAGTCACCAAGGCGCAGGCCAACGCGCACGCGGTATCGCCGTCGGAGGATTCCTGCGGCTTTGCGGTGCTGTTCCTGGATCTGGACCGGTTCAAGCTGATCAACGACAGCGTGGGCCATTCCGCCGGTGATGACCTGCTGGTCGAGGCCGGCCGACGTATCGTCGCTGCCGTCCGCGACCACGACCTGGTCGCCCGCCTGGGCGGGGACGAGTTCGCCGTGCTGGTCAATGACATCGAGGGGCTGCATGTGGCGAAGAGCCTGGCCCAGCGTGTCCTGCATTCGCTGGGCCAGGCCTACTGGATCGCCGGACGCGAGGTATTCCCGTCCGCCAGCGTCGGCATCGCGATGTGGCAGCCGCGTTACGGCAGCGGTACCGACCTGCTGCGCGATGCCGACGCGGCGATGTACCGCGCCAAGGCCAGCGGCCGCGATCGCTGGGCGGTGTTCGACGAGGACATGCGCGAGGAGGCGTCGCGCATCCTTGATCTGGAGGCGGACCTGCGCCGGGCCATCAACGGCGACAACTTCATTCCCTACTACCAGCCCATCATGAGTCTGGACGGGCACCAGGTCGTCGGCCACGAGGCACTGCTGCGCTGGCGCCACCCTACGCGCGGCCTGCTGGCACCCGGCGAGTTCATCGGCCTGGGCGAAGACAACGGGCTGATCGAGGAAGTCGACTGGCTGATGTACGCGCAGGTGATCACCCGTCTGTCGCGCGGCGTGGACGGCTATGTGTCGGTCAACGTCTCGCCGCGCCACTTCCGCTCGGCGGATTTTGCCGATCGCCTGATGCGCCTGATCCACAACGCCGGCGCGAACCCGAACCAGTTGCGCATCGAGATCACCGAGGTTGCCCTGTTCGACGATATCGGGCGGACCCTGAGCACCCTGCACACGCTTCGCAGCCACGGCGTGCTGGCCCAGCTGGACGACTTTGGCACGGGCTATTCGGCGCTGTCGTGCCTGCACCGATTCCCGATCGAATGCCTCAAGATCGACCGCAGCTTCGTGGCCGGATTGACGGGAGAGAAGCAGGCCGAGAGCATCGCCGTGGTGCGCGCGATCCAGGCACTGGCAGGGACTCTGGGGATCCACACCATCGGCGAAGGCATCGAGACCGAGGCGCAACGCGACATCCTGTTTGAGCTGGGATGCGAGCGCGGGCAGGGTTACCTGCTCGGGCGTCCCGCACCACAGATGGGGCAACTGGAAACCGTCGAGTCTGCGTGA
- a CDS encoding aldehyde dehydrogenase family protein, with protein sequence MPTLKKSYPYYLAGKPVAANTDLVVLNKYTGKPATRVALADAQAIEQAIDAACKAREAMAAFPPDARRDVLAHCVKRFQEREEELAQVLCIEAGKPIRDARGEVARLIETFRVAAEEATRIGGEVIELQLSERTRGYRGMSRQVPVGVCSFITPFNFPLNLVAHKVAPAIAAGCPFVLKPTAKTPIGALIIAEVLAETDLPPGAFSVMPCSNEDAAPLVEDDRIALLSFTGGLIGWDMKARAGRKKVVLELGGNAACIVDAEPGRDLDFIVERLVSGAYYQSGQSCISVQRIHAHASIYEALRKKLKAAIARLPAGDPSDEKTFIGPMIDEEAAKRVEDWIAAARKAGAKKIVGGPREGNLLPAWLLEDVPRDADLYRREAFGPVALMEPFEDFEDALDAVNDSDFGLQAGVFTGRLDHAMRAWDRLEVGGVIVGDIPSFRVDNMPYGGVKQSGLGREGVRYAIGDMTETRLLVIRDS encoded by the coding sequence ATGCCCACGCTGAAGAAGTCCTATCCGTACTACCTCGCCGGCAAGCCGGTTGCAGCCAATACCGACCTGGTGGTGCTGAACAAATACACCGGCAAACCGGCCACCCGGGTTGCGCTCGCTGATGCTCAAGCCATCGAGCAGGCCATCGACGCGGCCTGCAAGGCACGCGAGGCCATGGCCGCGTTCCCGCCCGATGCGCGCCGCGACGTGCTCGCGCACTGCGTGAAGCGGTTCCAGGAGCGCGAGGAGGAACTCGCGCAGGTGCTGTGCATCGAGGCCGGCAAACCCATCCGCGATGCGCGCGGTGAAGTCGCCCGCCTGATCGAGACCTTCCGTGTTGCCGCCGAGGAAGCCACCCGCATCGGCGGCGAGGTGATCGAGTTGCAGCTCTCCGAGCGCACCCGCGGCTATCGCGGCATGAGCAGGCAGGTGCCGGTCGGGGTGTGCAGCTTCATCACACCATTCAATTTTCCGCTCAACCTCGTCGCCCACAAGGTCGCGCCAGCGATCGCCGCCGGCTGCCCGTTCGTGCTCAAACCTACCGCCAAGACCCCGATCGGCGCGCTGATCATCGCCGAGGTCCTGGCCGAGACGGATCTGCCGCCGGGCGCGTTCTCGGTCATGCCCTGTTCCAACGAGGACGCCGCGCCGCTGGTCGAGGACGACCGGATCGCCCTGCTCAGCTTTACCGGCGGCCTGATCGGCTGGGACATGAAGGCCCGCGCGGGCCGCAAGAAGGTGGTGCTGGAGCTGGGTGGCAACGCCGCCTGTATCGTCGACGCGGAACCGGGCCGGGACCTGGACTTCATCGTCGAGCGGCTGGTGTCGGGGGCCTATTACCAGTCCGGCCAGAGCTGCATCAGCGTGCAGCGCATCCACGCCCATGCCTCGATCTACGAGGCGCTGCGCAAGAAGCTGAAGGCGGCCATCGCCAGGCTGCCAGCCGGCGACCCGAGCGACGAGAAGACCTTCATCGGGCCGATGATCGACGAGGAGGCGGCCAAGCGGGTGGAGGACTGGATCGCCGCCGCACGCAAGGCGGGGGCTAAAAAGATCGTTGGCGGACCGCGCGAGGGCAACCTGCTGCCGGCTTGGCTGCTCGAAGACGTGCCGCGCGATGCCGACCTGTACCGCCGCGAGGCGTTCGGGCCGGTCGCGCTGATGGAGCCCTTCGAGGACTTCGAGGACGCGCTGGACGCGGTCAATGACAGCGATTTCGGCCTGCAGGCCGGCGTGTTCACCGGCCGGCTGGACCACGCGATGCGCGCCTGGGACCGGCTGGAGGTTGGCGGCGTGATCGTCGGCGACATCCCCAGTTTCCGCGTCGACAACATGCCCTACGGCGGCGTCAAACAGTCCGGCCTCGGCCGCGAGGGCGTGCGCTACGCGATCGGGGACATGACCGAAACCCGGCTGCTCGTGATTCGCGATTCCTGA
- a CDS encoding helix-turn-helix transcriptional regulator, protein MASTPIQNSIRALRFARGEMTQQALAEACGVTRQTIIALEAGKYAPSLELAFRIAHAFDVGIDEVFQWPRTP, encoded by the coding sequence ATGGCATCGACGCCCATCCAAAATTCCATCCGCGCGTTGCGCTTTGCCCGCGGCGAGATGACCCAGCAGGCCCTGGCCGAAGCGTGCGGCGTGACCCGGCAGACGATCATCGCGCTGGAGGCCGGGAAATACGCGCCGTCGCTGGAACTCGCGTTCCGGATCGCCCACGCGTTCGATGTTGGCATCGACGAGGTTTTCCAGTGGCCGCGTACCCCATGA
- the leuS gene encoding leucine--tRNA ligase, with protein METAAQRYWDDTRAFEVDESSAKPKFYCLSMLPYPSGALHMGHVRNYTISDVISRYKRMTGHNVLQPMGWDAFGLPAENAAIKHHTAPAQWTYANIGHMKAQLRQMGYAIDWSREFATCEPSYYVHEQRMFVRLMKQGLAYRKNSVVNWDPVDQTVLANEQVIDGRGWRTGAMVEKREIPQWFLKITDYAQELLDGLDHLPGWPDAVKTMQRNWIGRSEGLDITFAVRDAVGAELDPLTVYTTRPDTLMGVSFLSIAAEHPLAAHAAANDTGLADFVADLRKGGATEAELETQEKRGLDTGLRAIHPISGEELPVFVANFVLMSYGTGAVMAVPGHDQRDWEFARRYQLPIRMVVVPDSVRDAVREIGQDLGRHADPMASALGTQASTDTYDTGAPVQVVSDFEQGIAEQGAYTERGWLVNSGEYDGMDFQQAFDALATRLEAEGRGARRVNFRLRDWGVSRQRYWGCPIPVIYCEACGAVPVPEDQLPVVLPEDVEFMGTASPIKADPQWRKTTCPGCGGAAERETDTFDTFMESSWYYARYTSPGATEQVDARANHWLPVDQYIGGVEHAILHLLYFRFYHRLLRDQGLVNSNEPATNLLTQGMVIAETFYREGENGSRDWINPAEVEIVRDERGRISGATLKADGQPVVIGGIEKMSKSKNNGVDPRTMVDRYGADTVRLFSMFAAPPELSLEWNEAGVEGMARFLRRFWREVVTHASQPDHPPVDPAALDAGQKTLRRQLHQTIGKVGDDYGRRHAFNTAIAALMELLNHVSKFKDMSDQGRAVRHEALEAMVLLLNPVTPHTSHALWQTLGHAETLLEDVPFPQVDEAALVRDAVVMAVQVNGKLRGKIEAPVGMDNAEVEKMALAEPHVSHFVSGLTVRKVIVVPGKIVNIVAG; from the coding sequence CTGGAGACGGCGGCCCAGCGCTACTGGGACGACACCCGCGCGTTCGAGGTCGACGAGAGCTCGGCCAAGCCGAAGTTCTATTGCCTGTCGATGCTGCCGTATCCCTCCGGCGCGCTGCACATGGGCCACGTGCGCAACTACACCATCAGCGACGTCATCAGCCGCTACAAGCGGATGACCGGGCACAACGTGCTGCAGCCGATGGGCTGGGACGCGTTCGGCCTGCCCGCGGAGAACGCGGCGATCAAGCACCACACCGCGCCGGCGCAGTGGACCTACGCCAACATCGGCCACATGAAGGCGCAGCTGCGGCAGATGGGTTACGCGATCGACTGGTCGCGCGAATTCGCCACCTGCGAGCCGTCCTACTACGTGCACGAGCAGCGCATGTTCGTGCGCCTGATGAAGCAGGGCCTGGCGTACCGCAAGAATTCGGTGGTCAACTGGGATCCGGTCGACCAGACCGTGCTGGCCAACGAGCAGGTGATCGACGGCCGCGGCTGGCGCACCGGTGCGATGGTGGAAAAGCGCGAAATCCCGCAATGGTTCCTGAAGATCACCGACTACGCCCAGGAATTGCTGGACGGCCTGGACCATCTGCCGGGTTGGCCGGACGCGGTCAAGACCATGCAGCGCAACTGGATCGGGCGCAGCGAGGGCCTGGACATCACCTTCGCCGTGCGCGATGCCGTGGGTGCAGAGCTCGATCCCCTGACCGTCTACACCACCCGCCCCGACACCCTGATGGGGGTGAGCTTCCTCTCCATCGCCGCCGAGCATCCGCTGGCCGCGCACGCCGCCGCCAACGACACCGGCCTGGCCGACTTCGTCGCCGACCTGCGCAAGGGCGGGGCCACCGAGGCGGAGCTGGAGACGCAGGAAAAGCGCGGCCTGGATACCGGACTGCGCGCGATCCACCCGATCAGCGGCGAAGAGCTCCCGGTATTCGTCGCCAACTTCGTGCTGATGAGCTACGGCACCGGCGCCGTGATGGCGGTGCCCGGCCATGACCAGCGGGACTGGGAGTTCGCCCGTCGCTACCAGTTGCCGATCAGGATGGTGGTCGTGCCCGATTCGGTGCGCGATGCGGTGCGCGAGATCGGCCAGGACCTGGGCCGTCACGCCGATCCGATGGCCAGCGCACTGGGGACGCAGGCCTCGACCGACACCTATGACACCGGCGCGCCGGTGCAGGTGGTCAGCGACTTCGAGCAGGGTATCGCCGAGCAGGGCGCCTATACCGAGCGCGGCTGGCTGGTGAACTCCGGCGAATACGACGGCATGGACTTCCAGCAGGCCTTCGATGCCCTGGCCACGCGTCTGGAAGCGGAGGGCCGTGGCGCACGCCGGGTCAACTTCCGCCTGCGCGACTGGGGCGTCAGCCGCCAGCGCTACTGGGGCTGCCCGATCCCGGTCATCTATTGCGAGGCCTGCGGCGCAGTGCCCGTGCCGGAGGACCAGTTGCCGGTCGTGCTGCCCGAGGACGTCGAGTTCATGGGCACCGCCTCGCCGATCAAGGCCGATCCGCAGTGGCGCAAGACGACCTGCCCGGGCTGCGGTGGAGCGGCCGAACGCGAGACCGACACCTTCGACACCTTCATGGAGTCCAGCTGGTACTACGCGCGCTACACCTCGCCTGGCGCGACCGAACAGGTCGATGCACGCGCCAACCACTGGCTGCCCGTTGACCAGTACATCGGCGGCGTCGAGCACGCGATCCTGCACCTGCTGTATTTCCGTTTCTACCACCGCCTGCTGCGCGACCAGGGGCTGGTGAACAGCAACGAGCCGGCGACCAACCTGCTGACCCAGGGCATGGTGATCGCCGAGACCTTCTACCGCGAAGGCGAGAACGGTTCGCGCGACTGGATCAATCCGGCCGAGGTGGAGATCGTCCGCGACGAGCGCGGCCGCATCTCCGGCGCGACGCTGAAGGCCGACGGCCAGCCGGTGGTGATCGGTGGCATCGAGAAGATGTCCAAGTCCAAGAACAACGGCGTCGATCCGCGCACCATGGTGGATCGGTACGGCGCCGACACCGTGCGCCTGTTCTCGATGTTCGCCGCCCCGCCCGAGCTGTCGCTGGAGTGGAACGAGGCCGGCGTGGAAGGCATGGCGCGGTTCCTGCGCCGGTTCTGGCGCGAGGTGGTCACCCACGCATCCCAGCCCGACCACCCGCCGGTGGACCCGGCCGCGCTGGACGCCGGCCAGAAGACGCTGCGCCGGCAGCTGCACCAGACCATCGGCAAGGTCGGCGACGACTACGGCCGCCGCCACGCCTTCAACACCGCGATCGCCGCGCTGATGGAGCTGCTCAACCACGTCAGCAAGTTCAAGGACATGAGCGACCAGGGCCGGGCGGTGCGCCACGAGGCCCTGGAGGCGATGGTGCTGCTGCTCAACCCGGTGACCCCGCATACCAGTCACGCCCTGTGGCAGACGCTGGGCCATGCCGAGACGCTGCTGGAAGACGTGCCGTTCCCGCAGGTCGACGAGGCCGCACTGGTGCGCGATGCGGTGGTCATGGCGGTGCAGGTCAACGGCAAGCTGCGCGGCAAGATCGAGGCGCCAGTCGGCATGGACAACGCGGAGGTGGAGAAAATGGCCCTGGCCGAGCCGCACGTCTCGCATTTCGTGTCCGGCCTCACGGTGCGCAAGGTGATCGTGGTGCCTGGCAAGATCGTCAACATCGTCGCCGGCTGA